One window of Chamaesiphon minutus PCC 6605 genomic DNA carries:
- a CDS encoding HAD-IA family hydrolase encodes MGIAIERQLDYNFKTGIGFSYMRNNSKLIIFDFDGTLADTLGALMRISNRLAPEFGYAQIDEDRLASLKYLSSWEIIKLSKVALWKLPFLLKRVKEEFPGEVRNVRLFPGVIELLNTLKLQGYRLGIVSSNAEANIRSLLSQNHIEHLFDFVNSASTFGKGKAISKLMKQYHCTKSDVIYIGDEIRDIQAARSIEIRVVAVGWGFNAPTALMDRQPDLLITKPLALINALARFYPTPPTHLACL; translated from the coding sequence TTGGGGATCGCAATCGAACGTCAATTAGATTACAATTTTAAAACTGGCATCGGCTTCTCATACATGCGCAACAATTCTAAACTAATCATTTTTGATTTTGATGGTACCTTAGCCGATACGCTAGGTGCGTTGATGCGAATTAGCAATCGACTGGCACCAGAATTTGGCTACGCCCAAATCGATGAAGATCGGTTGGCTAGCCTCAAATATCTTAGCTCTTGGGAAATTATCAAACTTTCCAAAGTTGCCCTGTGGAAACTTCCCTTCCTGTTAAAGCGAGTTAAAGAAGAGTTTCCGGGCGAAGTTAGGAATGTGAGATTATTTCCAGGCGTGATCGAGCTATTAAATACTCTCAAACTTCAAGGCTATCGTTTAGGAATTGTTAGCTCCAATGCTGAGGCAAATATTCGATCGCTATTGAGCCAAAATCACATCGAACATCTCTTTGATTTTGTCAATAGTGCTTCTACTTTTGGCAAAGGCAAAGCAATTAGCAAGCTAATGAAGCAATATCATTGCACCAAATCTGACGTCATCTATATTGGCGACGAGATTCGCGATATTCAAGCAGCTCGATCGATCGAGATCCGCGTTGTCGCTGTTGGCTGGGGCTTTAATGCACCCACTGCTCTGATGGACAGACAGCCAGATTTGCTGATTACCAAACCGCTAGCATTAATCAATGCTCTGGCACGGTTTTATCCTACGCCACCAACTCATTTAGCCTGTTTATAA
- the queG gene encoding tRNA epoxyqueuosine(34) reductase QueG produces the protein MNDLTQQVEDRAREIGFHAVGIAAIDPNTTQAAATHLQEWLSLGYQADMAWMSDPRRQDIYRLMPSAQTVIALALNYYTPHQRPDGPTYAKIARYAWGRDYHKVLEKKLKQLTNWLIDSIDNVEARYYVDTGPIQDKFWAQAAGIGWIGKNGNVINRQHGSWIFLGEIVTNIPLIPSDPHTQHCGTCTRCISACPTGAITQPFVVDANRCIAYHTIENRAETLPPEIANNLQGWVAGCDICQDVCPWNQKFAQPTDVADFQPYPRNLDRTLTELGSLTDESWDRSFRASALRRIKPAMWRRNAIANLHNWGSQSNVN, from the coding sequence ATGAACGATCTCACTCAACAGGTCGAAGATCGTGCCCGTGAAATTGGCTTTCACGCCGTCGGTATTGCCGCCATCGACCCCAACACCACCCAAGCCGCTGCAACCCATCTTCAAGAGTGGTTATCCCTTGGCTATCAAGCAGATATGGCATGGATGTCCGATCCCCGTCGTCAAGACATCTACCGACTCATGCCCTCAGCCCAAACAGTCATCGCTCTCGCCCTCAATTACTATACCCCCCACCAACGTCCAGATGGCCCTACCTATGCCAAAATCGCTCGTTATGCCTGGGGACGCGACTATCACAAAGTATTAGAAAAAAAACTCAAACAACTCACAAATTGGCTGATCGATTCGATCGACAATGTCGAGGCACGTTATTACGTCGATACTGGGCCGATTCAAGATAAATTCTGGGCGCAAGCCGCAGGTATCGGTTGGATTGGCAAAAACGGTAACGTCATCAATCGTCAACATGGTTCGTGGATATTTTTAGGCGAGATTGTCACTAATATCCCACTCATTCCTAGCGATCCCCACACTCAACACTGCGGCACATGTACGCGGTGCATTTCGGCTTGCCCGACAGGGGCAATTACCCAACCTTTTGTTGTCGATGCCAATCGATGTATTGCTTATCATACGATCGAAAATCGTGCCGAAACTTTACCCCCAGAAATCGCGAATAATCTCCAAGGATGGGTGGCAGGTTGTGACATTTGTCAAGATGTTTGTCCGTGGAATCAGAAATTTGCCCAGCCTACAGATGTAGCAGATTTTCAACCTTATCCCCGTAATCTCGATCGCACATTAACCGAACTAGGATCGCTTACAGATGAGTCGTGGGATCGCAGCTTTAGAGCCTCAGCGTTGCGTAGAATTAAACCAGCAATGTGGCGGCGCAATGCAATCGCAAATCTTCATAATTGGGGATCGCAATCGAACGTCAATTAG
- a CDS encoding TIGR03643 family protein produces MELPELDSETIDRVLEMAWEDRTTFESIELQFGLTEPQVIALMRREMKASSFRMWRERVTGRSTKHATRRDFVAGRFKSQNQKG; encoded by the coding sequence ATGGAATTGCCTGAATTAGACTCCGAAACGATCGATCGAGTCCTCGAAATGGCCTGGGAAGATCGCACTACATTTGAATCGATCGAATTGCAATTTGGCCTCACCGAACCCCAAGTCATTGCCCTGATGCGCCGCGAAATGAAAGCCTCCAGCTTCCGGATGTGGCGCGAACGCGTCACTGGACGCTCTACCAAACACGCCACCCGCCGCGACTTCGTAGCCGGACGATTTAAGTCACAAAATCAGAAAGGGTAG
- a CDS encoding glycoside hydrolase family 10 protein, producing MLNRKFWFGLFIVVGLILSLNIPTISLARSVPAKGIREIRGVWITNVDSDVLFTRDRLATAMKDLRQLNFNTIYPVVWNWGYTIYPSKVAKRVVGSSFMPKKSAGILIGRTLTKSEGLEGRDVLKELVNRGHKQGLAVIPWFEFGFMAPATSDPAGSDLAKLHPDWLTQKQDGGTIWKEGKDPRVWLNPFKPEVKKFIIDLVVEVARKYDVDGIQFDDHFGLPSEFGYDKFTVDLYKKEHQGKLPPTDPKNEEWINWRADKITLLMKDLFLAIKAVKPKAIVSISPNPQTFAKSFFLQDWATWERKGYVEELLIQLYRDKLETFIGEMQKPEVKLASQHIPVGIGILTGVKPKPIPMKQIQTQIAAVRKEGLAGVSFFFYETLWKLTNEPAAARKEGFKQVFTQSVARSTIIK from the coding sequence ATGTTAAATCGAAAATTTTGGTTTGGATTATTTATTGTTGTCGGACTAATATTGTCCTTAAATATACCGACGATCTCGCTCGCACGATCGGTACCTGCTAAAGGAATTAGAGAAATTCGGGGTGTCTGGATTACAAATGTCGATAGCGACGTATTATTTACACGCGATCGATTAGCCACAGCTATGAAAGATTTACGCCAACTAAACTTTAATACCATCTATCCAGTTGTTTGGAATTGGGGCTATACTATTTATCCCAGTAAGGTGGCCAAGCGCGTAGTTGGGAGTAGCTTCATGCCCAAAAAATCGGCAGGAATATTAATCGGCAGAACACTCACTAAATCCGAAGGATTAGAAGGACGCGACGTACTTAAAGAACTAGTAAATCGCGGACACAAACAAGGATTAGCCGTGATTCCCTGGTTTGAATTTGGATTTATGGCACCAGCGACTAGCGATCCGGCTGGCTCCGATCTCGCTAAACTTCACCCTGATTGGCTGACCCAAAAACAGGATGGCGGCACGATCTGGAAAGAAGGTAAAGATCCGCGCGTCTGGCTCAATCCCTTCAAACCAGAAGTCAAAAAATTCATCATCGATCTAGTCGTCGAAGTAGCTCGGAAATATGACGTCGATGGTATTCAATTTGACGATCACTTTGGCTTACCCTCTGAATTTGGCTACGATAAATTTACGGTCGATTTATATAAAAAAGAACATCAAGGTAAACTACCACCGACAGATCCAAAAAATGAAGAGTGGATTAACTGGCGCGCCGATAAAATCACACTATTGATGAAAGATCTATTTTTAGCAATCAAGGCAGTAAAACCCAAAGCGATCGTTTCAATCTCACCCAACCCTCAAACCTTTGCCAAAAGTTTTTTCTTGCAAGATTGGGCAACCTGGGAACGCAAAGGCTATGTTGAAGAACTCTTAATTCAACTCTATCGAGATAAGTTGGAAACATTTATCGGCGAAATGCAAAAACCCGAAGTCAAACTCGCCAGCCAACATATTCCTGTCGGTATCGGTATTTTAACGGGAGTCAAACCCAAGCCCATCCCGATGAAACAAATCCAAACCCAAATTGCCGCAGTTCGCAAAGAAGGTTTAGCAGGCGTATCCTTCTTCTTCTATGAAACTCTATGGAAATTAACAAACGAACCAGCAGCAGCCCGTAAAGAAGGATTCAAACAAGTATTCACCCAGTCAGTTGCTAGATCTACGATAATAAAGTAA
- a CDS encoding class I SAM-dependent methyltransferase encodes MDRILEPEVMDTWQEATAYDAMDFTAVNTAFATDAIALDPDAVKVLDLGTGTARIPILMCQQRPQYLFTAIDLAQSMLIIGHRNVEEAKLTQRIRLERVDSKRMPYPDLEFDLVISNSLVHHLPEPLSFFQEIKRLIKPDGAILIRDLIRPENDRIVNELVAKFGGDYDDRQQQLFQDSLKAALTLTEVQELIDRAGLVQVKLAQTSELHWTITRQKNIIDRI; translated from the coding sequence ATGGACAGAATTTTAGAGCCAGAAGTCATGGATACCTGGCAAGAGGCAACAGCCTATGACGCCATGGATTTTACAGCAGTAAATACGGCATTTGCGACAGATGCGATCGCGTTAGATCCAGACGCCGTGAAAGTTTTGGATCTCGGTACGGGAACAGCGCGCATTCCAATTCTCATGTGCCAACAACGTCCCCAATATTTATTTACAGCCATAGACTTGGCACAATCGATGCTGATTATCGGTCACAGAAATGTAGAGGAGGCTAAACTAACTCAACGGATTAGATTGGAACGAGTGGATTCTAAACGGATGCCATATCCAGATCTAGAGTTCGATCTGGTAATTTCTAATAGTTTAGTCCATCATCTCCCCGAACCATTATCCTTTTTTCAGGAGATTAAACGCTTAATTAAACCAGATGGTGCAATTTTAATTCGCGATCTGATTAGACCAGAAAACGATCGAATTGTCAACGAGTTAGTTGCTAAATTTGGTGGGGACTATGACGATCGCCAACAGCAATTATTCCAGGATTCGCTCAAGGCAGCTCTGACCCTAACTGAAGTCCAGGAACTGATCGATCGAGCCGGATTGGTACAAGTAAAGTTAGCTCAAACATCCGAGCTACATTGGACGATAACACGTCAGAAAAATATAATCGATCGCATTTGA
- a CDS encoding spherulation-specific family 4 protein gives MNLARLVTILVMINCAIGCMILGDNNRHSSVEQLRASRSQHAHFNQPNQMQIANQFGHHSKLQILLPLYIYPNWYAKNNYVWKQVLAAAKKVQIVAIINPNNGPDNAPPNVDYQQGIKDLRQAGIKVIGYVPSNYASRDLQAVKADIDLYLKYFNVDGIFIDEAANKQDKLDYYHQIYRYLKSHSPSSDNNNRAIEYTLIINPGTDVNEDFIRQPVADAIVTFENYRSVWTKYSPPIYQRKHSAQKFAALIHTTANRKLMKSTLDRVVKYKFSYVYITNDRPDTGDRNPWNTLPEYWQAQVNYIQQLNNTE, from the coding sequence GTGAATCTAGCTCGGTTAGTAACAATATTGGTAATGATTAATTGCGCGATCGGTTGCATGATTTTGGGAGACAATAATCGGCATAGTTCGGTAGAACAATTGCGTGCTTCGCGATCGCAACATGCTCATTTTAATCAGCCAAATCAAATGCAGATTGCGAATCAGTTCGGGCATCATTCCAAGCTCCAGATCTTGTTACCACTCTATATTTATCCGAATTGGTATGCAAAAAATAATTATGTATGGAAACAGGTGCTTGCAGCTGCCAAGAAAGTTCAGATCGTCGCAATTATTAATCCTAATAATGGCCCAGATAATGCACCACCAAATGTAGATTACCAGCAGGGAATTAAAGATTTGCGGCAAGCTGGGATTAAAGTCATCGGTTACGTACCAAGTAACTATGCCAGTCGAGATCTTCAGGCTGTTAAAGCTGACATCGATCTCTATCTCAAGTATTTTAACGTCGATGGAATTTTTATCGACGAGGCTGCTAATAAACAAGATAAATTAGATTATTATCATCAAATTTATCGGTATCTTAAATCTCACTCTCCAAGCAGCGATAATAATAATAGAGCGATTGAATACACGCTAATTATCAATCCTGGTACGGATGTAAATGAAGATTTTATCCGTCAGCCAGTAGCCGATGCGATCGTCACATTTGAAAATTATCGCTCGGTTTGGACTAAATATAGTCCACCGATTTATCAGCGCAAACATTCAGCTCAAAAATTCGCAGCATTGATCCATACAACCGCAAATCGTAAGCTGATGAAAAGTACGCTCGATCGAGTAGTTAAATATAAATTCAGCTATGTATATATTACTAACGATCGGCCAGATACTGGCGATCGCAATCCTTGGAATACTTTACCTGAATATTGGCAAGCACAAGTTAATTACATTCAACAATTAAATAATACTGAATAA
- a CDS encoding pentapeptide repeat-containing protein: MSELDKSSHNTQSADSIVDNDLPDLTIHGYQVSKKLSAHPDGSRITYLAKQSDSERLVVVKEWRKIDLEDSSIDYANYLPEIDRLQPIEHPHVAAYLNSFPTPTGFCAVRSYEPGVSLAELETLPPSDIKLVADAILNILNYLHHLTPPIVHQNIKPENIIVDTATELTICLVDFGLHLSTTTLKNSNNPSFTPANLPNIYSNPSFDLYSLGVSMICLLTGTSTSQAQHLCDTNYRLNFLHLLPADTDPHLIAWLKQMVESNYHPQYLHAFTGRPTPTNLTLEDAEPLGFKLPPPKRKISWLSWVIGIGTLCGGGLILRQAVFTDGDELSPAQIAKNQSIAREAEFASSDRGKLIREKRCLSCNLTNQNFVKANLSGAVVPQSSLNGVNFADANLTLAIFQDSDLSGANLSRANLQRAAFYGAKLLGANLAGANLSRAKLTYAKLNGASLRDANLTNADLKFAEFQQVDLRSANLTGADLSNADLSNSNLRNAILTNAKLDGVNLTGATMPDGSLHP, encoded by the coding sequence ATGAGCGAATTAGACAAGTCTTCCCATAATACTCAATCTGCCGATTCGATCGTCGATAACGATCTGCCCGATTTAACAATCCATGGCTACCAAGTATCTAAGAAATTGTCCGCGCATCCAGATGGGAGCCGCATTACTTATCTAGCCAAACAGAGCGATTCAGAGCGGTTAGTGGTGGTTAAAGAGTGGCGCAAGATCGATCTTGAGGATTCATCTATAGACTATGCTAATTATTTACCAGAAATCGATCGGTTACAACCGATCGAACATCCGCATGTTGCCGCTTATCTAAATTCTTTCCCAACACCCACCGGATTCTGTGCGGTGCGATCGTATGAGCCGGGGGTTTCGCTAGCAGAACTAGAAACACTGCCACCATCGGATATTAAGCTGGTAGCTGATGCGATCTTAAATATTCTTAATTACCTCCATCATTTAACGCCTCCGATCGTTCACCAAAATATCAAACCAGAGAATATCATCGTCGATACCGCCACAGAGTTGACGATCTGTTTGGTAGATTTTGGGCTGCATCTGTCAACTACCACTCTTAAAAATAGCAACAATCCAAGCTTTACCCCTGCTAACCTACCTAATATTTACTCAAATCCGTCTTTCGATCTATATAGTTTGGGCGTCTCGATGATTTGCCTACTTACTGGGACATCCACCTCCCAAGCACAACACTTATGCGATACTAACTATCGCCTAAACTTTCTACACTTATTACCTGCCGATACCGATCCACACTTAATTGCTTGGCTCAAACAAATGGTGGAATCGAACTATCATCCGCAATATCTCCATGCCTTTACAGGGCGTCCCACACCTACTAATTTAACTCTAGAAGATGCCGAGCCGCTAGGATTTAAACTACCGCCTCCCAAACGCAAAATTTCATGGCTATCTTGGGTGATTGGGATCGGTACCTTATGCGGTGGAGGGTTGATTTTACGTCAGGCTGTATTTACAGATGGTGACGAACTCAGTCCCGCTCAAATTGCCAAAAATCAATCGATCGCCAGGGAGGCTGAATTTGCATCTTCCGATCGCGGTAAGCTAATTAGAGAGAAACGTTGCCTGAGTTGCAACCTTACCAATCAGAATTTTGTTAAAGCCAATTTATCGGGTGCAGTTGTCCCACAATCGAGTCTCAACGGTGTAAATTTTGCCGATGCTAATCTGACGTTGGCCATTTTTCAAGATAGCGATTTGAGTGGAGCTAATTTAAGTAGGGCAAACCTCCAACGTGCTGCTTTTTATGGGGCTAAACTACTTGGGGCAAATTTGGCTGGGGCAAATCTCTCACGAGCAAAACTAACTTATGCCAAGCTCAATGGAGCCTCATTGCGCGATGCAAATCTCACAAATGCCGACCTCAAATTTGCTGAATTTCAGCAAGTAGATTTGCGATCTGCCAATCTTACAGGTGCAGATTTAAGTAATGCAGATCTATCAAATAGCAATCTTCGCAATGCAATTTTAACTAATGCGAAACTAGACGGTGTCAATCTCACTGGTGCAACTATGCCCGATGGTTCGCTCCATCCTTAA
- a CDS encoding AAA family ATPase has product MLLSLRIQNFTLIDELELEFGEGLNVLTGETGAGKSIILDAIDLVLGGKPSLRMIRTGTEKATIEGTFTVNDRIREWSIEREFDLSDDDTLICSREISIQGTNLRSRMRVNGAICNRQLAQELRELTIEITAQGQTVKLTNTSHQKELLDLYGGAAIFQQRERIGTLYTTYQQAYQTWLDRQQNEQQRLQRLDLLQYQAEELSQAHLTTPDEILDLESERQRLSHVVDLQQQSYAIYQLLYQNDTGGAIAVADMLGKAESTLIDMVEIDSSLQPQQFQIQILTTW; this is encoded by the coding sequence ATGCTATTGTCTTTACGCATTCAAAACTTTACCCTCATCGATGAGCTAGAACTCGAATTTGGGGAGGGATTAAATGTGTTGACGGGAGAAACTGGTGCCGGGAAATCGATTATCCTGGATGCAATCGATCTCGTGCTGGGTGGTAAACCGTCGCTGCGGATGATTCGCACGGGTACAGAGAAAGCGACGATCGAAGGGACATTTACAGTCAACGATCGAATTAGGGAATGGTCGATCGAGCGAGAATTTGACTTAAGCGATGATGATACTCTAATTTGCTCTCGCGAAATCAGCATTCAAGGTACCAATCTGCGATCGCGAATGCGCGTCAATGGCGCGATTTGCAATCGTCAACTCGCCCAAGAATTACGCGAACTCACGATCGAAATTACCGCCCAAGGGCAAACCGTCAAACTTACCAATACCAGCCACCAAAAAGAATTACTAGATCTCTATGGCGGCGCAGCTATTTTTCAACAGCGCGAACGTATTGGTACTTTATATACCACCTACCAACAAGCTTACCAAACTTGGCTCGATCGCCAGCAAAACGAGCAGCAACGACTTCAGCGGCTCGACTTGCTCCAATATCAAGCCGAAGAACTCAGCCAAGCGCACCTGACAACACCTGACGAAATCCTCGATCTCGAAAGCGAACGCCAACGCCTCAGCCACGTCGTCGATCTCCAACAACAAAGCTACGCTATTTACCAGCTACTCTATCAAAATGATACGGGCGGAGCGATCGCCGTTGCCGACATGCTGGGTAAAGCCGAATCCACTCTAATCGATATGGTAGAAATTGACTCCAGCCTCCAACCCCAGCAATTCCAAATTCAGATTTTGACAACTTGGTAG